A portion of the Suricata suricatta isolate VVHF042 chromosome 11, meerkat_22Aug2017_6uvM2_HiC, whole genome shotgun sequence genome contains these proteins:
- the ROBO3 gene encoding roundabout homolog 3 isoform X1, whose protein sequence is MLRYLLKTLLQMNLFADSLAGDISNSSDLLFGFNSSVSTLNHSLVPPGDPSFNVSRVEPEDAMPRIVEQPPDLLVSRGEPATLPCRAEGRPRPNIEWYKNGARVATAREDPRAHRLLLPSGALFFPRIVHGRRARPDEGVYTCVARNYLGAAASRNASLEVAVLRDDFRQSPGNVVVAVGEPAVMECVPPRGHPEPSVSWKKDSARIKEEEGRITIRGGKLMMSHTLKSDAGMYVCVASNMAGERESGAAELVVLERPSFLRRPVNQVVLADAPVDFPCEVQGDPPPRLHWRKEDGELPTGRYEIRSDHSLWIGRVSADDEGTYTCVAENSVGRAEASGSLSVHVPPQLVTQPQDQMAAPGESVAFQCETKGNPPPAIFWQKEGSQVLLFPSQLLQPKGRFSVSPRGHLNITDVQSGDAGYYVCQAVSVAGSILAKAQLEVKGASSLDGLPPIILQGPANQTLALGSSVWLPCRVTGNPQPSIRWKKDGQWLQGDDLQLNLMTNGTLYIARVQEMDMGFYSCVAKSSTGEATWSSWLRRREDWGVSSEPPTEPSTPPGPPSQPLVTEITKNSITLTWKPNPQAGATVTSYVIEAFSQAAGNTWRTVADGVQLETHTISGLQPNTIYLFLVRAVGAWGLSEPSPVSEPVRTRDSNPPRPVEDPWRGQRGLAEVAVRMQEPAVLGPRTLQVSWTVDGPVQLVQGFRVSWRVAGPDGGPWTVLNLQSPSQQSTVLRGLPPGTQIQIKVQAQGQEGLGPESPFMTRSIPEEAPSGPPQGVTVTLGGEGNSSVTVSWEPPLPSQQNGVIKEYQIWCLGNESRFHLNRSAAGWARSVVLRGLLPGVLYRTQVAAATSVGVGVASAPVSVQLPSPPGLEPGLEVGPGLAERLARVLREPAFLAGSGAACGALLLGLCGALYRRRRQRKELSHYTASFAYTPAVSFPHSEGLSGASSRPPMGLGPAPYPWLADSWPHPSRSPSAQEPRGSCCPSNPDPDDRYYNEAGISLYLAQTARGTAAPTEGPVYSTIDPAGEELQTFHGGFPPNPSGDPGTWSQYAPPEWTQGDSGARVGKVKLLGKPVQMPSLNWPEALPPPPPSCELSCLEGPEEELEGRSEPEEWCPPMPERSHLAEPSSSGGCLVPPSQGEGPSPTSSYGQQSTATLTPSPPDPPQPPTDIPHLHQMPRRVPLGPSSPLSVSQPTLSSHEGRPAGLGAGPTASQHLSPSPVPSTASSAPGRTRQVPGEMTPPLHAPRAQTRKPKAVPYRQEHSPGDLPPPPLPPPEEEASWALGLRAAGSMSSLERKRERSGERRMVQAGPLGPQRGPHLDEEAWLPYSRPSLLSRGQGTSSTAGSNSSRGSSSSRGSRGPGRSRSRSRSQRLGQKRGEEPR, encoded by the exons TGTCAAGGGTCGAGCCAGAGGACGCGATGCCACGCATCGTGGAGCAGCCGCCAGATCTTTTGGTCTCCAGAGGCGAGCCGGCCACGCTGCCCTGCCGCGCGGAGGGCCGGCCACGGCCCAACATCGAGTGGTACAAGAATGGGGCACGAGTGGCCACTGCGCGAGAGGACCCGCGCGCGCACCGCCTGCTGCTGCCCAGCGGCGCCCTCTTCTTCCCACGCATCGTTCACGGGCGCCGTGCGCGGCCTGATGAGGGTGTCTACACTTGCGTGGCGCGCAACTATCTGGGGGCAGCGGCTAGTAGAAATGCCTCGCTAGAAGTGGCAG TCCTCCGTGATGATTTCCGGCAGTCTCCTGGAAacgtggtggtggcagtgggggaACCAGCGGTGATGGAATGCGTGCCCCCCCGTGGCCACCCGGAGCCTTCCGTGTCTTGGAAGAAGGACAGTGCAAGAatcaaggaggaggagggaaggatcaCG ATTCGTGGAGGGAAACTGATGATGTCACATACACTCAAGAGTGATGCagggatgtatgtgtgtgtggccTCCAACATGGCAGGAGAACGAGAGAGCGGGGCAGCCGAACTTGTGGTACTGG AGCGACCCTCATTCCTGCGTAGACCAGTGAATCAGGTGGTTCTGGCAGATGCCCCCGTGGATTTCCCATGTGAGGTGCAGGGAGATCCCCCACCTCGTCTACACTGGCGCAAGGAAGATGGGGAACTACCCACGGGCCG GTATGAGATCCGGAGTGACCACAGCCTTTGGATCGGGCGTGTGAGTGCCGATGATGAGGGAACGTACACCTGTGTGGCTGAGAACAGCGTGGGCCGCGCCGAAGCATCCGGCTCCCTCAGTGTTCACG tccctccccagcttgtgacCCAGCCTCAGGACCAGATGGCAGCTCCTGGAGAGAGTGTGGCTTTCCAATGCGAGACCAAAGGAAACCCCCCACCTGCCATCTTCTGGCAGAAGGAGGGAAGTCAA GTCCTGCTTTTCCCCAGTCAACTGCTTCAGCCCAAGGGGCGCTTCTCAGTCTCTCCCAGAGGCCACCTCAATATCACTGATGTGCAGAGTGGGGATGCTGGCTACTATGTATGTCAGGCTGTTAGTGTGGCTGGCAGCATCCTGGCCAAGGCCCAGTTGGAGGTAAAAGGAG CCTCCTCCTTGGACGGGCTGCCTCCCATCATCCTCCAGGGACCAGCCAATCAGACGCTGGCACTTGGCTCCTCTGTGTGGCTGCCATGCAGAGTGACTGGGAACCCTCAACCTAGCATCCGGTGGAAGAAGGATGGGCAGTGGCTGCAGGGGGATGACCTCCAGCTCAACCTAATGACCAATGGTACCCTGTACATCGCCAGAGTGCAG GAGATGGACATGGGTTTCTACAGCTGTGTGGCCAAGAGTTCCACAGGGGAGGCCACATGGAGTAGCTGGCTTAGGAGGCGGG AAGACTGGGGAGTTTCATCAGAGCCCCCTACAGAGCCCAGTACCCCTCCAGGGCCTCCCTCTCAGCCACTGGTCACAGAGATCACCAAGAACAGCATTACCCTGACCTGGAAGCCCAACCCGCAGGCGGGGGCCACCGTCACCTCTTACGTGATAGAGGCCTTCAG CCAAGCAGCTGGCAACACGTGGCGGACAGTGGCAGATGGCGTGCAGCTGGAGACACACACTATCAGCGGCCTGCAGCCCAACACCATCTATCTGTTCCTGGTACGAGCTGTGGGAGCCTGGGGCCTCAGTGAGCCCAGTCCAGTCTCTGAGCCTGTCCGCACCCGGG ACAGCAACCCACCCAGGCCAGTGGAGGACCCATGGAGAGGCCAACGGGGACTGGCTGAAGTGGCCGTGCGTATGCAGGAGCCCGCAGTCCTTGGGCCCCGGACGTTGCAGGTGTCCTGGACT GTAGACGGCCCAGTCCAGCTGGTACAAGGTTTCCGAGTGTCTTGGAGGGTAGCAGGCCCTGATGGGGGACCCTGGACGGTACTGAACCTACAGTCCCCAAGCCAGCAAAGTACTGTGCTAAGAGGACTCCCCCCAGGGACCCAAATTCAGATCAAGGTGCAAGCCCAaggccaggaggggctggggcctgAAAGTCCCTTCATGACCAGAAGCATTCCTGAGGAGG cccccagtGGTCCCCCCCAGGGAGTGACAGTAACCCTGGGGGGTGAAGGCAACAGCAGCGTCACAGTGTCCTGGGAACCTCCACTCCCTTCCCAGCAAAATGGGGTCATCAAGGAATACCAG ATCTGGTGCCTGGGCAATGAGAGCCGCTTCCACCTCAACCGGTCAGCGGCGGGCTGGGCACGCTCCGTGGTGCTCCGGGGACTGCTGCCCGGTGTTCTCTACCGGACCCAGGTCGCGGCGGCCACCAGCGTGGGCGTGGGCGTGGCCAGTGCCCCGGTGTCGGTGCAACTGC CTTCCCCGCCGGGACTGGAGCCTGGGCTCGAGGTGGGCCCGGGGCTGGCGGAGCGGCTGGCGAGGGTGCTGCGGGAGCCTGCCTTCCTGGCGGGCAGCGGCGCCGCGTGCGGGGCGCTGCTCCTCGGGCTCTGCGGCGCCCTCTACCGGCGCAGGAGGCAGCGCAAGGAGCTCAGTCATTACACGG CCTCCTTTGCCTACACGCCTGCAG tGTCCTTCCCACACTCAGAGGGCCTTTCTGGAGCCAGTTCCAG GCCACCCATGGGCCTTGGCCCCGCCCCCTACCCCTGGCTAGCAGACTCGTGGCCCCACCCATCTCGAAGTCCCtcagcccaggagcccaggggaaGCTGCTGCCCCAGCAATCCTGACCCAGACGACAGATACTACAATG aaGCAGGAATTTCCCTGTACCTGGCTCAGACGGCCCGGGGCACCGCTGCCCCTACTGAGGGACCTGTCTACAGCACCATTGACCCAGCTGGGGAGGAGCTGCAGACCTTCCACGGGGGGTTCCCCCCAAATCCCTCAGGGGATCCTGGCACCTGGAGCCAATATGCTCCTCCAGAATGGACCCAGGGGGACAGCG GAGCCAGGGTAGGCAAAGTAAAGCTTCTGGGAAAGCCTGTGCAGATGCCCTCTCTCAACTGGCCAGAagccctgcctccacctcccccttcctgtGAACTGAGCTGCCTCGAGGGGCCTGAGGAGGAGCTGGAGGGCCG TTCAGAGCCAGAAGAGTGGTGTCCACCAATGCCTGAGAGAAGCCACCTGGCAGAGCCCAGCTCCAGTGGAGGGTGCTTGGTCCCTCCGTCCCAAGGGGAAGGCCCCTCTCCCACATCTTCCTATGGACAGCAGTCCACGGCCACTCTTACCCCCTCAcctcctgaccctccccagccccccactgaCATCCCCCATCTCCACCAGATGCCCAG GAGGGTGCCCCTGGGGCCAAGTTCCCCTCTCAGTGTATCCCAGCCCACTCTGAGTAGCCATGAAGGGAGGCCTGCTGGTCTGGGTGCTGGACCCACAGCCTCCCAGCACCTcagccccagccctgtccctaGCACAGCCAGCAGTGCCCCAG GGAGAACCCGGCAGGTGCCTGGGGAGATGACGCCTCCACTTCATGCACCCCGTGCCCAAACCCGGAAACCCAAGGCTGTTCCCTACCGACAGGAGCACAGTCCTGGGG ACTTGCCTCCGCCGCCCTTGCCGCCACCAGAGGAAGAGGCAAGCTGGGCCTTAGGGCTGAGGGCAGCAGGTAGCATGTCCTCCTTGGAACGGAAGCGGGAGCGCAGCGGGGAGAGGAGAATGGTGCAGGCTGGGCCCCTGGGGCCCCAGCGGGGTCCCCACCTGGATG AAGAGGCCTGGCTCCCTTATAGCCGACCCAGCCTCCTGTCCCGGGGCCAGGGCACCAGTTCCACAGCTGGCAGCAACTCCTCCAGAGGCTCCAGCAGCTCTCGAGGCTCCCGGGGCCCTggccggagccggagccggagccggagccaAAGGCTGGGACAGAAACGTGGAGAG gaaCCAAGATGA
- the ROBO3 gene encoding roundabout homolog 3 isoform X2 has product MTRSIPEEAPSGPPQGVTVTLGGEGNSSVTVSWEPPLPSQQNGVIKEYQIWCLGNESRFHLNRSAAGWARSVVLRGLLPGVLYRTQVAAATSVGVGVASAPVSVQLPSPPGLEPGLEVGPGLAERLARVLREPAFLAGSGAACGALLLGLCGALYRRRRQRKELSHYTASFAYTPAVSFPHSEGLSGASSRPPMGLGPAPYPWLADSWPHPSRSPSAQEPRGSCCPSNPDPDDRYYNGARVGKVKLLGKPVQMPSLNWPEALPPPPPSCELSCLEGPEEELEGRSEPEEWCPPMPERSHLAEPSSSGGCLVPPSQGEGPSPTSSYGQQSTATLTPSPPDPPQPPTDIPHLHQMPRRVPLGPSSPLSVSQPTLSSHEGRPAGLGAGPTASQHLSPSPVPSTASSAPGRTRQVPGEMTPPLHAPRAQTRKPKAVPYRQEHSPGDLPPPPLPPPEEEASWALGLRAAGSMSSLERKRERSGERRMVQAGPLGPQRGPHLDEEAWLPYSRPSLLSRGQGTSSTAGSNSSRGSSSSRGSRGPGRSRSRSRSQRLGQKRGEEPR; this is encoded by the exons ATGACCAGAAGCATTCCTGAGGAGG cccccagtGGTCCCCCCCAGGGAGTGACAGTAACCCTGGGGGGTGAAGGCAACAGCAGCGTCACAGTGTCCTGGGAACCTCCACTCCCTTCCCAGCAAAATGGGGTCATCAAGGAATACCAG ATCTGGTGCCTGGGCAATGAGAGCCGCTTCCACCTCAACCGGTCAGCGGCGGGCTGGGCACGCTCCGTGGTGCTCCGGGGACTGCTGCCCGGTGTTCTCTACCGGACCCAGGTCGCGGCGGCCACCAGCGTGGGCGTGGGCGTGGCCAGTGCCCCGGTGTCGGTGCAACTGC CTTCCCCGCCGGGACTGGAGCCTGGGCTCGAGGTGGGCCCGGGGCTGGCGGAGCGGCTGGCGAGGGTGCTGCGGGAGCCTGCCTTCCTGGCGGGCAGCGGCGCCGCGTGCGGGGCGCTGCTCCTCGGGCTCTGCGGCGCCCTCTACCGGCGCAGGAGGCAGCGCAAGGAGCTCAGTCATTACACGG CCTCCTTTGCCTACACGCCTGCAG tGTCCTTCCCACACTCAGAGGGCCTTTCTGGAGCCAGTTCCAG GCCACCCATGGGCCTTGGCCCCGCCCCCTACCCCTGGCTAGCAGACTCGTGGCCCCACCCATCTCGAAGTCCCtcagcccaggagcccaggggaaGCTGCTGCCCCAGCAATCCTGACCCAGACGACAGATACTACAATG GAGCCAGGGTAGGCAAAGTAAAGCTTCTGGGAAAGCCTGTGCAGATGCCCTCTCTCAACTGGCCAGAagccctgcctccacctcccccttcctgtGAACTGAGCTGCCTCGAGGGGCCTGAGGAGGAGCTGGAGGGCCG TTCAGAGCCAGAAGAGTGGTGTCCACCAATGCCTGAGAGAAGCCACCTGGCAGAGCCCAGCTCCAGTGGAGGGTGCTTGGTCCCTCCGTCCCAAGGGGAAGGCCCCTCTCCCACATCTTCCTATGGACAGCAGTCCACGGCCACTCTTACCCCCTCAcctcctgaccctccccagccccccactgaCATCCCCCATCTCCACCAGATGCCCAG GAGGGTGCCCCTGGGGCCAAGTTCCCCTCTCAGTGTATCCCAGCCCACTCTGAGTAGCCATGAAGGGAGGCCTGCTGGTCTGGGTGCTGGACCCACAGCCTCCCAGCACCTcagccccagccctgtccctaGCACAGCCAGCAGTGCCCCAG GGAGAACCCGGCAGGTGCCTGGGGAGATGACGCCTCCACTTCATGCACCCCGTGCCCAAACCCGGAAACCCAAGGCTGTTCCCTACCGACAGGAGCACAGTCCTGGGG ACTTGCCTCCGCCGCCCTTGCCGCCACCAGAGGAAGAGGCAAGCTGGGCCTTAGGGCTGAGGGCAGCAGGTAGCATGTCCTCCTTGGAACGGAAGCGGGAGCGCAGCGGGGAGAGGAGAATGGTGCAGGCTGGGCCCCTGGGGCCCCAGCGGGGTCCCCACCTGGATG AAGAGGCCTGGCTCCCTTATAGCCGACCCAGCCTCCTGTCCCGGGGCCAGGGCACCAGTTCCACAGCTGGCAGCAACTCCTCCAGAGGCTCCAGCAGCTCTCGAGGCTCCCGGGGCCCTggccggagccggagccggagccggagccaAAGGCTGGGACAGAAACGTGGAGAG gaaCCAAGATGA